The Gemmata palustris genome includes a region encoding these proteins:
- a CDS encoding HD domain-containing protein produces the protein MNKRLHELRDPIHTFIRLDTDERQVLDSRPVQRLRYIHQLALTYLIYPGATHKRFEHSLGVMELAGRVYDIVTNPANLVSEAARDLVPTFGSFDHQRWRRVVRMAALCHDIGHLPFSHAGEELLPDKKKHEHLTIALVESKLMRPLWDALNIKPADVARLGVGPGKYPSPAFSDWEAILSEIITGDAFGADRIDYLLRDGYHAGVAYGQFDHNRLIDNLRILPKTADRDAELTLGIDSGGLHATEALLLARYFMYTQVYFHPVRRVYDHHLVSFFKAGLPNGQFSLDLEQHLQMTDNELTAELFAAARTPAHAGCVPARLIAEREHFRLVYQRNPEDLAKNVNAAAVFAEELASRFSSTSVHYARYRERNRAIDFPVWTRGGVCSALALSEILNRLPVAGFDYIFVAQDKKLEAERWLRDNRERMLSPEVGTET, from the coding sequence ATGAACAAGCGCCTTCACGAGCTGCGGGACCCGATCCACACGTTTATTCGCCTGGACACCGATGAGCGCCAGGTGCTCGACTCGCGCCCCGTTCAGCGGCTCCGATACATCCACCAGCTCGCCCTGACGTACTTGATCTACCCCGGCGCCACGCACAAGCGGTTCGAGCACTCACTCGGCGTCATGGAGCTGGCGGGGCGGGTGTACGACATCGTCACCAACCCGGCCAATCTGGTGTCCGAGGCCGCCCGCGATCTCGTCCCGACGTTCGGTTCGTTCGACCACCAGCGCTGGCGGCGGGTCGTGCGCATGGCCGCCCTCTGCCACGACATCGGTCACCTGCCGTTCTCGCACGCCGGAGAAGAGTTACTCCCGGACAAAAAGAAGCATGAGCACCTCACGATCGCGCTCGTCGAGAGTAAGCTCATGCGTCCACTGTGGGACGCATTGAACATCAAGCCCGCCGACGTCGCGCGCCTGGGCGTCGGGCCGGGCAAGTACCCGAGCCCCGCATTTTCCGACTGGGAAGCGATCCTCAGCGAGATCATCACCGGCGACGCCTTCGGCGCGGACCGCATTGACTACCTGCTCCGCGACGGCTACCACGCCGGCGTCGCCTACGGGCAGTTCGACCACAATCGCTTGATCGACAACCTGCGCATCTTGCCCAAAACCGCCGACCGGGATGCCGAACTCACCCTCGGCATTGATTCCGGCGGGTTGCACGCGACCGAAGCCCTGCTCCTGGCACGGTACTTCATGTACACCCAGGTCTACTTCCACCCGGTGCGGAGGGTCTACGACCACCACCTCGTCTCGTTCTTCAAGGCCGGACTACCGAACGGGCAATTTTCACTCGATCTGGAGCAGCACCTCCAGATGACCGATAACGAACTCACAGCCGAACTGTTCGCCGCCGCCCGGACCCCAGCGCACGCTGGCTGTGTGCCCGCCCGGTTGATCGCCGAGCGCGAACACTTCCGGCTGGTGTACCAGCGGAACCCCGAAGACCTGGCAAAGAACGTCAATGCGGCCGCGGTCTTCGCCGAGGAACTGGCATCGCGTTTTTCATCAACCTCCGTACACTATGCCCGTTACCGAGAGCGGAACCGTGCCATCGACTTTCCGGTCTGGACAAGGGGCGGGGTTTGTTCGGCTCTGGCACTCTCGGAAATCCTGAACCGTCTTCCGGTCGCGGGATTCGACTACATCTTCGTTGCCCAGGACAAGAAGCTGGAAGCCGAGCGGTGGCTCCGAGATAATCGCGAGCGCATGCTCTCGCCCGAGGTGGGAACCGAAACATGA
- a CDS encoding RNA polymerase sigma factor, with amino-acid sequence MESAARIRRPAMGERAAKQFGRAIRAVGNVNSDRVSDGQLLRRYADEGNQAAFATLFHRHAGMVLGVCRRSLPTAQDAEDACQATFLVLAAKAKAGRWQASVANWLYTTARRVARNARVATGRRTRREAVAAQATVSGVVDPLDAMTGRELLAILDEEIGNLPPRYRGALVLCYLEGLSRDEAAARLGIPVGTLKTRLERGRRRLSDALSSRGCALGSCLLALTAVSSVTASARALDATIAALAGSPPVAVAALVSGASVNSSKYAALFVVLAVAGALVTALAAGIAAGPPVAEPVAKGPPEPGRPIGGLRLGPKLDDVELIKILHKRWENQQAAITNVHFKARLFRYTDSDPVNLTGADFDKLVAGAAKNEKLHDGLFGRLPKAGWAGGNAGWPVEVWVDRDRVRNDWLATFDEGAKPTKMTVLDGPNEIRYESKLGQATIYPNPSGVEVIDARHLVWLPRGMSLNPKTVRVAARSDDVVTLADEYKSITADPKTGFVWSCVAFDRSKRGPIYRVFQCQPTELHGGVYVPRVTGTMQLTPDGAVTICDLLVVESVEANVEAGAERFRVTVPLDTTIVDFRKDRKNSRITFAARDSADVIREAERMPASDN; translated from the coding sequence ATGGAGAGCGCCGCGAGAATCAGGAGGCCAGCTATGGGAGAGAGGGCTGCCAAACAGTTCGGGCGGGCAATCCGGGCCGTAGGGAATGTCAACTCGGATCGCGTATCCGACGGGCAACTGCTCCGCCGGTACGCCGACGAGGGCAATCAGGCGGCGTTCGCGACCCTGTTCCACCGGCACGCCGGCATGGTCCTCGGGGTGTGCCGCCGGAGCCTGCCCACGGCACAAGACGCCGAGGATGCGTGCCAAGCGACCTTCCTAGTGCTCGCGGCGAAGGCAAAGGCCGGACGATGGCAGGCGTCGGTCGCCAACTGGCTATATACCACTGCGCGGCGAGTGGCTCGCAATGCTCGCGTGGCCACCGGCCGGCGGACGCGGCGCGAGGCCGTGGCTGCCCAGGCGACCGTTTCGGGAGTAGTGGATCCCCTCGATGCCATGACCGGCCGGGAATTGCTGGCAATCTTGGACGAGGAGATCGGCAATCTGCCGCCCCGGTACCGAGGGGCGCTCGTGCTCTGCTATCTAGAGGGGCTCTCCCGGGACGAGGCCGCAGCTCGGCTCGGAATTCCGGTCGGGACCCTCAAGACGCGGCTGGAGAGGGGACGCCGGCGACTGAGTGATGCCCTCTCCAGCCGCGGCTGTGCCCTAGGATCCTGCCTCTTGGCCCTCACCGCCGTTTCCTCGGTAACGGCATCTGCGCGCGCGCTTGACGCCACAATAGCCGCACTTGCCGGAAGCCCTCCGGTGGCAGTGGCCGCACTCGTCTCGGGAGCCTCTGTGAACAGTTCAAAGTACGCCGCTCTATTCGTCGTGCTAGCGGTTGCTGGTGCGTTGGTGACCGCTTTGGCGGCGGGGATTGCTGCAGGGCCGCCAGTCGCCGAACCGGTGGCCAAGGGACCGCCGGAGCCCGGTCGGCCAATAGGTGGTCTCCGTTTAGGTCCGAAACTCGACGACGTGGAATTGATCAAGATCCTACACAAGCGGTGGGAAAATCAGCAAGCGGCCATAACGAATGTCCACTTCAAGGCCAGGTTATTCCGTTACACGGACAGCGACCCGGTGAATCTCACCGGCGCGGACTTCGATAAGCTCGTCGCGGGTGCGGCGAAAAACGAGAAACTGCACGACGGCCTGTTCGGCCGCCTCCCAAAGGCAGGGTGGGCGGGCGGCAACGCGGGCTGGCCGGTAGAGGTGTGGGTGGATCGGGATCGGGTTCGCAACGACTGGCTGGCGACATTCGACGAAGGGGCGAAGCCGACGAAAATGACGGTCTTGGACGGCCCGAACGAAATCCGGTATGAGAGCAAACTCGGACAGGCGACGATTTACCCTAATCCCTCAGGCGTCGAGGTAATCGATGCCCGACATCTCGTCTGGTTGCCGCGTGGGATGTCGTTGAACCCGAAAACGGTTCGAGTCGCGGCCCGGTCCGACGACGTGGTCACGCTGGCGGACGAGTACAAATCGATCACGGCCGACCCGAAGACGGGGTTCGTCTGGAGCTGCGTCGCATTCGACCGGAGCAAGAGGGGACCCATCTATCGGGTGTTCCAGTGCCAGCCGACCGAGTTGCACGGCGGTGTGTACGTGCCCCGGGTTACAGGCACAATGCAACTGACCCCAGACGGAGCGGTGACCATATGCGACCTTTTAGTCGTCGAGAGTGTCGAAGCCAACGTGGAGGCCGGTGCCGAGCGATTCCGAGTCACTGTTCCACTCGATACCACGATCGTAGATTTCCGCAAGGACCGCAAGAACTCCCGCATCACGTTCGCCGCGCGTGACTCGGCCGATGTCATCAGGGAGGCCGAGCGCATGCCAGCATCCGACAATTGA
- a CDS encoding tetratricopeptide repeat protein yields MTLAIAVVFAVVFVGGFYGFQNVQRATLKETVARPAVEPDKQVKDSGTEQEDVQDFISEVLGKDARERGSGKDSDGAAKRSPLEADVLFARSSPAVVQVITHDRQWRASGTGSGFLVGTQRLIATNYHVVAKAYSAHIVLPDKTKVAVVGVAAFDRDADLALLALVGQVDASPLELAEGGLPAVGAKVYAIGNPLGLANTLSDGLVSGHRQIDRITEIQTTAPISPGSSGGPLLAADGKVVDVTTATFRSGQNLNFAVPASSVAHLLLQWNAKKELTQFPLVQQPDTSVLIKSGFNWMKQQDYDKAIKDFNAAIQLDPRSALAYCNRGLAWHAKKDYDQAISDFNDAIRLAPDDAHRYCYRGHSWEKKKHYEKAIADYSTAIRLDPSVADFYFNRGHAWEGKKGYDEAIRDYTAAIRLNPNEAFYYFLRGSVWSDKGEYDKAISDYDEAIRLDPNVASYYSFRGNAWYAKKDYAKAKKDRDEARRLDPK; encoded by the coding sequence ATGACTTTGGCCATTGCCGTCGTGTTTGCCGTCGTGTTCGTTGGCGGCTTCTACGGCTTCCAAAACGTTCAGCGAGCGACGCTCAAAGAAACCGTTGCTCGACCTGCTGTTGAACCGGACAAGCAGGTCAAAGATTCAGGTACCGAGCAAGAGGATGTTCAGGACTTCATTAGCGAGGTTTTGGGAAAAGATGCTAGGGAGAGGGGTAGTGGGAAGGACTCCGATGGTGCCGCAAAACGCTCTCCACTCGAAGCCGATGTGCTTTTCGCTCGCAGCTCACCCGCGGTTGTTCAGGTGATCACTCACGATCGGCAATGGCGCGCCAGCGGCACGGGCTCCGGTTTCTTGGTAGGCACACAACGCCTGATCGCCACGAACTATCACGTCGTCGCAAAGGCTTATTCGGCGCACATCGTTCTCCCAGACAAAACCAAAGTAGCGGTGGTGGGCGTGGCGGCGTTCGACAGGGATGCCGACCTTGCCCTCCTCGCGCTGGTGGGCCAAGTCGATGCGTCCCCCTTAGAACTTGCCGAAGGTGGGCTTCCGGCCGTTGGTGCGAAGGTGTACGCCATTGGGAATCCCCTCGGCCTCGCCAACACCCTCAGCGACGGTCTTGTTAGTGGACATCGGCAAATCGATCGCATCACCGAGATTCAGACGACAGCGCCGATCAGCCCGGGGTCGAGTGGCGGCCCGTTGCTCGCGGCCGACGGAAAAGTCGTCGACGTGACGACCGCTACGTTCAGAAGCGGCCAGAACTTGAACTTTGCAGTTCCCGCATCATCCGTCGCGCATCTTCTGCTTCAGTGGAACGCCAAAAAGGAACTAACACAATTTCCGCTGGTTCAGCAACCAGACACGAGTGTACTCATCAAAAGCGGCTTTAATTGGATGAAGCAGCAAGACTACGATAAGGCCATCAAGGATTTCAACGCGGCCATCCAACTTGACCCGCGCTCCGCTCTCGCTTACTGCAATCGGGGCCTCGCTTGGCACGCCAAGAAGGACTACGATCAGGCGATCAGCGACTTTAATGACGCCATTCGCCTTGCTCCTGATGACGCTCATCGTTACTGCTACCGCGGGCACTCCTGGGAGAAAAAGAAGCACTACGAGAAGGCTATCGCGGACTACAGCACGGCCATCAGATTGGATCCGAGCGTCGCGGATTTCTACTTCAACCGCGGCCACGCTTGGGAAGGAAAAAAAGGCTACGACGAGGCCATTCGAGACTATACCGCGGCCATCCGGCTCAATCCGAATGAAGCTTTCTACTACTTTCTTCGGGGGAGCGTTTGGTCAGACAAGGGGGAGTACGACAAAGCAATAAGTGATTACGACGAGGCTATCCGGCTCGATCCTAATGTCGCCTCCTACTACTCGTTTCGTGGCAATGCGTGGTATGCCAAAAAGGACTATGCCAAGGCAAAGAAGGATCGCGATGAGGCACGCCGCCTCGATCCGAAGTAG
- a CDS encoding AAA family ATPase, with the protein MQLADKYRPKQWAEVVGQDKAVLRLQALANRSGLAGRAFWISGQSGTGKTTIARLIAAEVADEFFVTELDAGALNVSDLQELEREMSARGWGEKAGRAYLINEAHALRKPVIRQLLVLLERIPRHVAIVFTATCEGQEALFEDYDDASPLLSRCLRLELARRDLAKPFAERAKYIAEAEGLDGQPVERYVRLAQVHRNNLRAMLQAIDAGEMLA; encoded by the coding sequence GTGCAACTCGCGGACAAGTACCGGCCTAAGCAGTGGGCCGAAGTGGTCGGGCAGGACAAAGCCGTCTTGCGGCTTCAAGCACTCGCCAATCGCAGCGGGCTGGCCGGTCGGGCATTCTGGATTTCGGGTCAGTCGGGAACCGGCAAGACAACGATTGCCCGCCTCATCGCGGCCGAGGTCGCGGACGAGTTCTTCGTTACCGAACTGGACGCAGGTGCGCTGAACGTCTCGGACCTCCAGGAACTGGAGCGCGAGATGTCGGCACGCGGGTGGGGTGAGAAAGCGGGCCGCGCGTATCTGATCAACGAAGCGCACGCGCTCCGCAAGCCCGTCATCCGGCAGTTACTGGTTCTGCTCGAACGCATTCCCCGTCATGTCGCAATCGTCTTCACAGCCACTTGTGAGGGGCAAGAGGCGCTGTTCGAGGACTACGACGACGCTTCTCCGTTGCTATCCCGCTGCTTGCGGCTCGAACTAGCGCGCCGCGACCTCGCGAAGCCGTTCGCCGAGCGCGCAAAGTACATCGCGGAAGCCGAAGGTTTGGACGGCCAACCCGTCGAGCGTTACGTGCGCCTCGCGCAAGTCCATCGTAATAACCTCCGCGCTATGCTCCAGGCAATCGACGCCGGGGAGATGCTCGCCTGA
- a CDS encoding DUF1580 domain-containing protein, which produces MTSTSSTPPLNGELLIPLSQAAKRYPGHRGATRLHPATLTRWILKGVKGLNGTRVKLEALRVGCRWLTSEAALQRFTESLSEGEGSAPLRSPSARQVMSERAAAELEAMGA; this is translated from the coding sequence ATGACGAGCACCTCTTCGACACCGCCACTGAACGGCGAGCTCCTAATTCCCCTGTCACAAGCTGCAAAACGTTATCCGGGGCACCGCGGAGCAACACGGTTACACCCTGCCACCCTAACACGCTGGATCCTCAAGGGGGTGAAGGGTCTGAACGGCACGCGGGTGAAGCTGGAAGCCCTTCGGGTCGGTTGCCGCTGGCTCACTTCGGAAGCGGCCCTTCAGCGCTTCACAGAGTCTCTCAGCGAAGGCGAAGGCTCTGCCCCCCTCCGCTCGCCCTCAGCGCGGCAGGTTATGAGCGAGCGCGCTGCGGCAGAGCTGGAGGCTATGGGGGCTTAA
- a CDS encoding tyrosine-type recombinase/integrase: MPRPVNAVPAYQQHKASGQAYVRVTTGGVRRVIYLGKYDTPESRAEYRRVIAELEITGPASVATRPDERDTTINELLLAYLTHAAVYYRDPDGNPTSEVDQVKRSVTPLRELYGHQSAARFTPMALETVRQRMIDSDLCRKLINKRIDRVRRVFKWGVSKGIVPVGVYEALRTLTGLRAGRTSARERDPVKPADPVHVAATLPFLNRHAAAMVELQRLTGMRPGEVCKLKLGEVDCSGDLWLYTPGRHKTAHHGKERVIPLGPKAQEVIVGFLVGGKLPPNGLAHVDLNDSGQRGGRLMMADVYQKVGREGDAALLRDTARSVVLVAGCVVDPRAPLFSPKEAREERYRAMRTTRKSKVPPSQMNRRATSPKRPPTVSFNPVGYAKAVARASRRAGAPHWHPNQLRHLLATEVRKTFGLEAAQVVLGHSNAAITQVYAERDLTRALMVAQQIG; this comes from the coding sequence ATGCCACGACCTGTCAACGCCGTTCCCGCCTACCAGCAGCACAAAGCCAGCGGCCAAGCCTATGTCCGCGTCACCACCGGTGGAGTTCGCCGGGTGATTTATCTGGGTAAGTACGACACGCCCGAGAGTCGGGCTGAGTACCGGCGCGTCATCGCAGAACTCGAAATCACCGGTCCTGCCTCTGTCGCTACCCGGCCAGATGAGCGCGATACGACCATCAACGAACTGCTCTTAGCCTACCTAACTCATGCGGCCGTCTACTACCGTGATCCGGACGGGAACCCGACCTCTGAAGTCGATCAGGTGAAACGGTCCGTCACCCCGCTGCGCGAGCTGTACGGACACCAATCCGCTGCTCGGTTCACGCCAATGGCCCTTGAAACAGTTCGCCAGCGGATGATCGACTCTGATCTCTGTCGGAAGCTCATCAACAAACGAATTGACCGCGTCCGGCGGGTATTCAAGTGGGGAGTATCGAAGGGGATCGTACCGGTGGGGGTGTACGAGGCTCTGCGGACACTTACTGGCCTACGGGCCGGGCGAACTTCGGCCCGTGAGCGCGATCCTGTGAAACCGGCCGATCCGGTTCATGTCGCTGCCACCCTACCCTTTCTAAACCGCCACGCTGCAGCAATGGTCGAGTTACAACGGCTGACGGGCATGCGCCCGGGTGAAGTATGCAAACTTAAGCTCGGGGAAGTAGACTGCTCGGGCGACCTGTGGCTCTATACTCCGGGTCGGCACAAGACCGCTCACCACGGTAAGGAACGCGTGATTCCACTCGGTCCCAAAGCCCAAGAAGTCATCGTCGGATTTCTCGTCGGTGGGAAGCTGCCACCGAACGGGCTCGCCCACGTCGATCTGAATGACTCGGGCCAACGCGGTGGCCGCCTAATGATGGCGGACGTGTATCAGAAAGTTGGCAGAGAGGGGGACGCGGCATTGCTCCGAGACACGGCCCGGTCCGTCGTGCTCGTGGCTGGTTGCGTGGTCGATCCGCGTGCCCCACTGTTCAGCCCAAAAGAGGCTCGGGAAGAACGTTACCGGGCGATGCGGACCACGCGCAAGAGTAAGGTTCCACCGTCCCAAATGAATAGGCGCGCAACCAGTCCGAAACGCCCCCCGACGGTTTCATTCAATCCGGTCGGGTATGCGAAGGCGGTGGCGCGAGCGTCGCGCCGTGCGGGCGCTCCTCACTGGCACCCAAACCAGTTGCGCCATTTGCTCGCGACCGAGGTGCGCAAAACCTTTGGGCTTGAGGCGGCTCAAGTGGTGCTCGGACATTCCAACGCAGCCATCACGCAGGTTTACGCGGAACGCGACCTGACTAGGGCACTGATGGTGGCACAGCAAATCGGGTGA
- a CDS encoding helicase-related protein, translating into MTSALSLSTGNVVRGPTLPEPVEVLTVIPMGDAVKLIGRGLRTGLTYDPILNPAQLAQLTISSGQEPLDGDARLFRLGVEAQRLGLAYEYDPFFALSIARVDPLPHQLEAVYNYFLRLPRIRFLLADDPGAGKTIMAGLLLKELKARGLVKRVLIVTPANLTFQWQRELSDKFREKFEVVRGDVLRANYGQNPWQDKDQVITSVSWVSVIEDARESLLRSRWDLVIVDEAHKMSAPADDRKTYAYRLGEALSKMTDHFLLMTATPHKGDQDHFRRFLALLDADVYGSIQSLQHAMREHDAPFYLRRTKEALVTFPHPETGEVRKLFTKREVRTAAFDLDGDELAFYDELTRYVEEQSTAAAGEETARGRAIGFTMALLQRRMASSVYAVRRSLERMRERRENILEDPEAHRRGQIEQRIPDDFDDLTDEEQARIISRLEGEVLSADPTVLRQEIAQLSRLIDQAQCLESRETQSKLSKLRSVLTEHRLFADPKMRLLVFTEHKDTLDYLVGDGRDGRPLGKLRQWGLSVTQIHGGMKIGDRDTVGTRIYAEREFKESAQVLVATEAAGEGINLQFCWLMINFDIPWNPVRLEQRVGRIHRYGQEKDCLVFNFVAQNTREGRVLHKLLDRLREIRRELGTDQVFDVVGEVFPSTLLEKLFRDMYARLTDEHKIQDRIVKDVSPDRFRAITESALEGLAKRELNLSAVVGKSAEAKERRLVPEVIEQFFIAAAPESGVQPRITAPNSRVYRIGKTPRNLFAIGDAQEPKFGKLGREYGKVAFDKAVLPSDPAAEWVTPGHPLFEAVRTDILARVEDHLRRGAVFFDLHRDRPAVLDVFAASVKDGRGFTLHRRLFAVETLAGGIMALHEPTILHDVTPSPKGTTAPTNLVVPERQQVERFLYEHALKPWAAGAADARAREVGRVEQHVEISLNALIDRQQHQLGEFLNRQIEGQTVQGLDGLIAQAELHLDELNTRRDTRKRELELERHCTIADITHIGRAALLPHPDRASPQLAPMVRDDEIEKIAVAEAIKHEQARGWVVESVESENRGFDLISRRPHPHDPLTFLEVRFIEVKGRAGVGVVALSENEYRTAQRLKGDYWLYAVFNCAATPELHAINDPARLGWKPVMTVEHYQIGPQELVGRKGT; encoded by the coding sequence ATGACTTCCGCCCTTTCTCTCTCAACGGGCAACGTTGTCCGCGGTCCCACACTACCTGAGCCGGTAGAGGTGCTGACCGTCATCCCAATGGGGGACGCGGTCAAACTCATTGGGCGCGGTTTACGCACCGGACTCACTTACGATCCGATCCTCAACCCCGCCCAGCTCGCCCAGCTGACCATTTCCTCCGGGCAAGAGCCGCTCGACGGTGACGCGCGGCTGTTCCGACTCGGTGTTGAGGCCCAGCGGCTCGGGCTGGCATACGAGTACGACCCGTTCTTCGCGCTCTCTATTGCTCGTGTAGACCCGCTCCCGCATCAGCTCGAAGCCGTTTACAATTACTTCCTCCGTCTGCCACGCATCCGTTTTCTGCTCGCCGACGACCCCGGCGCCGGAAAGACCATCATGGCCGGGTTGCTCCTCAAGGAGCTGAAGGCGCGCGGTTTAGTCAAGCGGGTTCTCATCGTCACCCCAGCCAATCTTACATTTCAGTGGCAACGCGAACTATCTGACAAATTCCGTGAGAAGTTCGAGGTTGTTCGCGGGGACGTACTGCGCGCCAACTACGGGCAGAATCCGTGGCAGGACAAGGACCAGGTCATTACGTCCGTGTCGTGGGTATCAGTGATTGAGGACGCACGGGAGAGCCTGCTCCGGTCGCGGTGGGATCTGGTGATCGTGGACGAGGCGCACAAAATGAGCGCACCGGCCGACGACCGCAAGACCTATGCCTACCGACTCGGTGAAGCGCTCTCCAAGATGACCGACCATTTTCTCTTGATGACCGCGACTCCACACAAGGGGGACCAGGACCACTTCCGGCGGTTCCTCGCACTTCTCGACGCCGACGTGTACGGCAGCATTCAAAGCCTCCAGCATGCGATGCGCGAGCACGATGCCCCGTTCTACCTTCGACGCACCAAGGAGGCGCTGGTCACGTTCCCGCACCCCGAGACGGGCGAGGTCCGGAAACTGTTCACCAAGCGGGAAGTGCGCACCGCCGCGTTCGATCTGGACGGCGACGAACTCGCCTTTTACGACGAGCTGACCCGATACGTCGAGGAACAGTCCACGGCCGCCGCGGGCGAGGAGACGGCCCGTGGGCGGGCGATCGGGTTCACGATGGCCCTGCTCCAGCGCCGCATGGCCTCGTCCGTGTACGCGGTGCGGCGGAGCTTAGAGCGGATGCGGGAGCGGCGCGAGAATATCCTCGAAGACCCGGAAGCCCATCGCCGCGGGCAGATCGAACAGCGCATACCCGACGACTTCGACGACCTCACCGACGAGGAGCAGGCCCGAATCATCTCGCGGCTCGAGGGCGAGGTGCTGTCCGCCGATCCCACAGTGCTGCGCCAGGAAATCGCGCAGCTATCGCGCCTCATTGACCAAGCGCAGTGCCTCGAATCGCGCGAAACGCAGTCGAAACTGAGCAAGCTCCGCTCGGTGCTGACCGAGCACCGACTGTTCGCCGACCCGAAGATGCGGCTGCTCGTGTTCACCGAACACAAGGACACCCTCGATTATCTCGTCGGCGATGGGCGCGACGGGCGCCCTCTCGGCAAGTTGCGCCAGTGGGGGCTGAGCGTCACCCAGATCCACGGCGGGATGAAGATTGGCGACCGTGACACCGTCGGCACGCGGATCTACGCCGAGCGTGAGTTCAAGGAGTCGGCCCAGGTGCTGGTCGCGACCGAGGCCGCGGGCGAAGGCATCAACCTACAGTTCTGCTGGCTGATGATCAACTTCGACATCCCGTGGAACCCGGTGCGGCTCGAACAGCGCGTGGGACGCATCCACCGGTACGGACAGGAAAAGGACTGCCTCGTGTTCAACTTCGTCGCGCAGAACACGCGCGAGGGCCGGGTGCTGCACAAGCTGCTCGACCGGCTCCGCGAAATTCGGCGCGAACTCGGCACCGATCAGGTGTTCGACGTGGTCGGCGAGGTGTTCCCTTCGACGCTCCTGGAGAAGCTGTTCCGCGACATGTACGCACGGCTCACGGACGAGCACAAGATCCAGGACCGGATCGTGAAGGACGTCAGCCCGGACCGGTTTCGGGCCATCACCGAGAGCGCGCTGGAGGGGCTGGCGAAGCGGGAACTGAATCTCTCCGCGGTGGTCGGCAAGAGCGCGGAAGCCAAGGAACGGCGGCTGGTGCCCGAGGTGATCGAGCAGTTCTTCATTGCGGCCGCGCCGGAATCCGGGGTGCAGCCGAGAATCACGGCGCCGAACAGCCGCGTGTATCGGATCGGGAAGACGCCCCGCAACCTGTTCGCGATCGGCGATGCCCAGGAGCCAAAGTTTGGTAAGCTCGGGCGCGAGTACGGCAAGGTAGCATTTGACAAGGCCGTGCTGCCGTCGGACCCGGCCGCGGAGTGGGTCACCCCCGGCCACCCGCTGTTTGAAGCGGTGCGGACCGACATCTTGGCGCGTGTCGAGGACCACCTGCGTCGCGGGGCCGTGTTCTTCGACTTGCACCGTGACCGCCCGGCCGTGCTGGATGTCTTCGCGGCGTCCGTCAAGGACGGGCGCGGGTTCACATTGCACCGCCGGCTGTTCGCGGTCGAAACGTTGGCCGGCGGCATAATGGCACTGCACGAGCCGACGATCCTTCACGACGTAACTCCAAGCCCGAAGGGCACGACCGCACCGACCAACCTCGTGGTGCCGGAGCGCCAACAGGTCGAACGGTTCCTGTACGAGCACGCTCTGAAGCCGTGGGCGGCCGGCGCGGCGGATGCTCGGGCACGCGAGGTCGGGCGCGTCGAGCAGCACGTCGAAATCAGCCTAAACGCACTCATCGACCGCCAGCAGCATCAGCTCGGGGAGTTCCTCAATCGGCAGATCGAGGGACAAACGGTCCAGGGTCTCGACGGGTTAATCGCTCAGGCAGAACTTCATCTGGACGAGTTAAACACGCGGCGCGACACGCGGAAACGCGAATTGGAACTGGAACGACACTGCACGATCGCAGATATTACCCACATCGGCCGAGCTGCGCTCCTGCCGCACCCCGACCGCGCCAGTCCACAATTGGCGCCGATGGTCCGTGACGACGAGATCGAGAAGATCGCGGTGGCCGAAGCGATTAAGCACGAACAGGCCCGCGGATGGGTGGTCGAGAGCGTTGAGAGCGAGAACCGCGGGTTCGATTTGATCAGCCGGCGGCCGCACCCACACGACCCGCTGACCTTCCTCGAGGTGCGGTTCATCGAGGTGAAGGGCCGCGCGGGTGTGGGCGTGGTGGCGCTGAGCGAGAACGAATACCGCACCGCCCAGCGGCTCAAGGGCGACTACTGGTTGTACGCGGTGTTCAACTGCGCCGCGACGCCCGAGCTGCACGCGATCAACGACCCGGCTCGGCTCGGGTGGAAGCCGGTGATGACCGTCGAACACTACCAGATCGGGCCGCAAGAATTGGTCGGTCGGAAAGGAACATGA